The genomic stretch ATTTTTTTCACCTCTACacgatcttagttttaattaattttttgcagatacgatctttatagagtgatttaATATGAATGGTGTTGATTATAAAGACGATGTTTTATGTATAGACAACGAACAATTTTAAATAAGAACTATAACTCATTTTTTAAGTAATCAAGTATTATTCTTCCAATTTAAtctaaaagataaaaataaaacacaaaaacgATAAAGATAACAAAGCATCTTGAGAAGGAACGCCTCCTCGTTCGATGCtcatttgtaattttcttttgttaatgTAATAATGGTAGAATTTTATCTTTAAACGGGATGTAGGCTATATAAAGCCGAACCAACATATATCTTTATTTCtctcttggttttttttttttttttttgacaaataatAAGATAATTTACACTAAATTCATTTAATTACAAAGAGCGAGAATTAACACAAAATCTCAAGTACAAAAATAAATGTTCTTAACCAACTGAGTTATAAACCATTTGTAAAGCacttattattttgaatttctagTTTTTGTCATTTCTTTTTGCCTCGCTTGATATTGACCTCATATGCGTCTCGTATTCTTTTTCAACTTACAAGAAGAGCAAGAACTATGAtttcacttaattttcatgcaaacTTTTCAAGGTGCGGTTTATTGTCATGTTATTCGTTGATGCTCAAATTTAGTTCAATTACCAAGATTTAAGAGAAAGGACAGGCGGAGTAGAAGGGGAGGTGGAGCCACTATTGGTGGTGCAAGAAGAGGGGAGAGGAGAGGAGGTTAATGTGTGCGGCAGCTCTCTCACAAAGGGCGAGCCCTGTGCGTGAAGAGAGAGTCGAGAAAGTTCCCTACACTTTTTGGAATGCAACAACGTGTCGTACGGTTGTAAGTCCTTCCCCTGGGCATAGGACCAACATCCCGGCCCGGCGGCCCCTCCTATTTGTGAGAGAGTTTCCGGTGGCCCTGAGAAGAGGGAGGGAGACTTGCGTGTCTTCATTTTAGACCAAAAAATTGGAAGCTCAGTGTCTAGAGAGCATTGCCATTGTCAGATTCCTGCTATTTCTggtgtttttttgggtttttatgcGAGTACAAGATACAACTATTCGATTTCTTAAACGTGAGACAAGTCTTAGATTTTGAGATGAAATTGATTTTTAGAACCGATTGTAGCGACAAAAAATCGATCTACTTTCGTTGGATATTTTGGCTTAAATTTTTTGATTCCCAACACTCAATTAAATGATTCAAATTGTTATGGAAAAGTCTTGTTGGAAAGTGGTAAGTTGTCTTTTTTGTTGGATTAAAACTTTGTATTGAAACTGTAATACAATCGTGATATAATATGGATCCATTGTTGGTTTCCTATGATGATTCTAATAAGAGTCATTGAGATTGATCTATTATAAATAGTGACCCTTATTTTCACAATATGCTCTGTTATTGATCCAAAGGCCTATTATTAGGAGAGAAGAAAATGTGCACGGTTTAGAGGATGCAATGGCTTCTTCTGTTTCGATTTTTACAGGTATGTTTGTCTTTCGAATTGCAAAAACGCATTTCTAGTTTGTTGATCATGTCTGGTAGTTCTATGGCTTAATCTTTGATCTTGGTTGCGGTTAGATTAATCTTacatatggtatcagagccatagTTTATGGCCATTGAATTCGAAGGTTGTTGAAACAAATAGAGAGAAAAACATGTATGGGAAAAACTGCTGGGATTCGAACCTATTACCTGAAATCAATTTTaatgtttcgttaaaataaattaaaattataaagagACAATTAAGTTTTCAAATTGTTGATGGATTTGTAACATGAAACTTATGAACCAAGATTTAAGAGAAAGGACAAGCGGATTACGAGGAGGGAAGGAGGAGTCACTATTGTTGGTGCAAGAAGACGGGAGGAGGTTTTTGTGTGCTGCTACTCTCGCACAAAGGGCGAGCCTTGTGCGTGGAGAGAGACTTCCCTACACCTTCTGGAATGCCACCATGTTGTCCATGACCAATGACACAATGTAATGGGTTGTAAGCCCTTCTTTTGGGCATGGGACCAACATGCTAGCCCGACCTATTTGTGAGAGTTTCCGGCAGCCCGAATCTAGAATTTCCGAGAAGAGGGAGGGAAAATTGGAGGCTCTGTGTCTAGAGAGCATGTTTGGTGTCCGTAGACAGATTTCCACCGTTGCGGTCCAATATTACACATTCAATAATCTCACCAATACTGTTCACACTTGAGAGTAGTTAAAATTGTTTTACCATGAGTAAAATCCACAAAGTCCTGTGATGATTCAATGATTCACCAGAATTACCACCACAAAACAGAAACGTTTTAGTATTTCAATATCTGCATTGACGAGAATCAATGACTAAAACGGGGAACAAGAACCGGACATTAGCATGCAAAAACCGCAGAGCAAAATTTATGTAACTTTGCTAAGTGTCAATCATCACTGAGATCACCCCACCTGACATTGTGCTTCGCAGCAAGATAATGCGGTCCTACAGGTCCTCTACTGCCGTAGGGGTAGAGCTCGGGAACAATCTTCTTCTGTTCAAGCTCCTTCAACAATGGTGTGAATAGTGACCAAGCAGCATCCAGCTCATCACTTCTAATGAACAACCTTCGTTCCCCTTCAATTGCATCTAGGAGTAGCCTCTCATATGCATCTGGTATTTCTTTTGGATACCTTCACAAAGCAACCATACTCTTAATAATGCCTTCATTATGCAAGTGATTATTAAGCAGAAAAGTTAAAGAATTAGGGAAAATACTTTTACTAGTACGAGCATCCCCATTTGGTTAAGTGTTTACTAAATTTTAGTGGAGATTTAAGACCATTTCGTACAGCCTAATGCCTACGAGTATTGTACCTTGATCGGTAAAGCAAATTCAGGTCACTTCGATCCAGTCTCATTCCAAGACCAGGGACTTTGTTGTTGATCTTCAGATATATGGCTTCATCAGGTTGTACACGAAGCACAAGCTCATTTGTAGCCTTATCTAAATCGGTTCCAAAGTTCCTCTTATACAAGTTTCCCGGAACATGTCTGAATTGGACTCTGATCTCTGCTCTGGTTAAGTAATCATAGCGAAAAAATCAGGTTGCCCAAATATTTGCATCTCACAATATGAGGGAATACGAAAATAAATGATCCTTAGGGAGATTAGACATTTCAACATACCGCTTAGTATGGAGAGCCTTTCCTGCTTTCATCAAGAAAGGAACTCCATCCCATCTGGCATTGTCAATAAAGAGAGCTGCTGCGGCAAATGTAGGGGTGAGGCTGTCTTTTGGCACAGTTGGGTCGTCTATATAAGCAGGATACAATTTGCTGCCCTTGCTGTGACCCTTGTATTGACCAATGACTACGTCTTCAAGCAGCAGTGGCCTCATTGACCGTAGAACCTTTACCTAAGTTCAGATCATCTCCCCCAATCAAATATATCATGATCAACTCAAAGGTGAGAACATTAAGGTAGGATCTCCATAACATTCTGggataaaatttcttaaaaaccAGAATTTTGACATAAAAGAGATCGGAAACAGAGAAATTCACCTTTTCGTTCCTAATGTCTTCAGCATCTAGGCTGACTGGTGTTTCCATAGCAAACAGTGCTAATATTTGCAGAAGATGGTTTTGCATTATGTCCCGTATGATCCCATACTTGTCAAAATATCTGGAAACGAGGTAATCACAGTCGGGTGATTGAATAATTTAATGCCATACAACATTGTAGACGAAGAAACTCACCCTCCTCTTCCCTCTGTGCCAAAATCTTCAGAAAAGATCAGTTGCACATTACGAATGTAGTTACGAGACCAGACAGGCTCAAAAACAAGATTTGAGAAGCGAAGCACCGATAGATTCTCGACAAGTTCCTTGCCCAAGTAATGGTCAATCCTGAAAAGTATTTAGAAGATCAAACTTCttcattaaaatcaaataaatctGAGTATTCATAAAGCATGAGAGAAAATTCACCTAAATATTTGGTCTTCAGCAAGGTATTGCTTTAAACATTTGGTTAGCTCCGCAGATGATTCGGAATCACGACCGAATGGCTTCTCAACAATTACCCTCGTCCACCCATTCGCGGAAGAAGCTTTAACGCTAGCACATCTGACCACATCCACAAATATGTTTGGAGGTATTGATAAGTAAAACAACCTATTTGACTTGCTTCCGGCCTGCAAAGGAGCACCATCCAAGATATCAAACTGTTTGTCATAAAACGTTAGTTTTTGTCGATGTACATCAATATCTGTCAGTTAAATGGTTGTTCATGACATCTACCAGACCaccattatatatattttcagatTAGTATCTCATAAAAGTAAGAAGTTGAAGCTCAGGCTCTTTATCTAGGAGTTTCTTCCCAAAGGTCGGTTCTCGGATATAAACTTTTAAGCTAGTCTTGGTCGATTTGAATCTATTTAAAGACAATTACTCTGTACATTCAAATAGTAATAAGGTTTCCTGCAAGATTTAATTTTATGCAATGTTTCTTAAATGTCCAATTTACATCAACTTATCTAGTATTCGATGAGTTTTCTGCATGTACAAAACTAGCTCATATTAAACATACAAGAGAAAAAGATCTAGTACGCATTACCTCCTTCTCAATCATCTTGCTGTCCAAT from Pyrus communis chromosome 7, drPyrComm1.1, whole genome shotgun sequence encodes the following:
- the LOC137739339 gene encoding glucose-6-phosphate 1-dehydrogenase, chloroplastic-like, which produces MATHLSTCSSSSTSFPPSSFKNQTPHFIKFITLLRESHSSRWVSQIPLRIPARKHFQLKSSNGHPLNAVSFNDAGNTLGQEYTEPRGKAFPISDSENVASNLSITVVGASGDLAKKKIFPALFALYYEDCLPENFMVFGYARTQMTDEELRNMISGTLTCRIDKRENCEDKMDQFLKRCFYHAGQYNSEEDFAELDSKMIEKEAGSKSNRLFYLSIPPNIFVDVVRCASVKASSANGWTRVIVEKPFGRDSESSAELTKCLKQYLAEDQIFRIDHYLGKELVENLSVLRFSNLVFEPVWSRNYIRNVQLIFSEDFGTEGRGGYFDKYGIIRDIMQNHLLQILALFAMETPVSLDAEDIRNEKVKVLRSMRPLLLEDVVIGQYKGHSKGSKLYPAYIDDPTVPKDSLTPTFAAAALFIDNARWDGVPFLMKAGKALHTKRAEIRVQFRHVPGNLYKRNFGTDLDKATNELVLRVQPDEAIYLKINNKVPGLGMRLDRSDLNLLYRSRYPKEIPDAYERLLLDAIEGERRLFIRSDELDAAWSLFTPLLKELEQKKIVPELYPYGSRGPVGPHYLAAKHNVRWGDLSDD